CCCGGCACGGCATCGAGGTTGTCCTGGTCAGGGACGAGCAGTGTTGCGGCGCGCTGACCCATCATCTCGGCGACGACCATGATGCGTTGGCGCGGGCGCGCGCCAACGTCGCGGCGTGGCGGAAGGAAGCGACCGGCGAAGGGCTGGACGCCATCCTGGTGACGGCGTCCGGCTGCGGCACCGTGATCAAGGATTATGGCTATCTGCTGCGCGAGGACGTCGCCATTTCGGAAGATGCAGCGAAGGTGTCTGCGCTCGCCAAGGACATCACCGAATACGTCGCCGGTCTCGGATTGGAGCAGGTTGCGCGACAGGACGACATCGTCGTCGCCTATCACTCCGCATGTTCGTTGCAGCACGGGCAGAAAATCACGGGCCTTCCGAAAGAATTGCTTTCCAAGAATGGATTCGTAGTGAAAGATGTCCCCGAGAGCCATTTGTGTTGCGGTTCGGCAGGGACCTACAACATTCTCCAGCCCGAGCTTGCGGGCAGGTTGCGCGATCGCAAGGTCGCCAACATCGCCAGCGTCAAGCCGGACATGATTGCCGCGGGCAATATCGGCTGCATGGTGCAGATTGCCAGTGGCACGTCAGTTCCGGTCGTACACACGATTGAGCTTCTCGATTGGGCTACGGGCGGGTCGCGGCCGGCACTGAACGCGCAGGTTTGAGCTTTCAAAAGCTGAGCCTTCCAGGCTGAGCTTTCGTCCGGAAGTGACGGCTGAATGCGCCCGATCGACCATTGTTCGGCGGCAACAGGAGGACCACGATGGCGAAAGCGAAGAAGAAGAAAAGCAAGAAGGCCAAAAAGGCCAAGAAGGCTGTAGCGGCAAAGAAGGCAGCCAAGAAGTCCGCGAAGAAGTCTGCCAAGAAATCCGCAAAGAAAGCGGCGAAGAAGGCGACGAAGAAATCTGCCAAGAAGGCAGCCCCGAAGAAAGCTGCCAAGAAGGCTGCGGCTAAGCCAGCCAAGAAGGCTGCAGCCAAAAAGGCCGCGAAGAAAGCGGCACCGAAGAAGGCGAAGGCAGCTCCTGCTCCGAAGCCATCAGCACCGGCGGAAGCTCCGGCACCCGAGCCTGCCGCCGAGACAAGCTGGGCGATGCCTTCGTCTTCTGCGGAACCGGCGCAGGCCGAGGGGCAGAGTTAGAGCCCCGACCCCCTCGTCTCCTCTGAAGTCGATCTGCAAACAGGAAGGCCGCGGCGCGGGGGCGCTGCGGCTTTTTTGCATCGTCGCAAGGTCAACTCAGGCGCAGCTTTCCCCCGCCCGCCTGATTCGTGGCCTGGATGTCACCCCGCCCGAGATCCCTGGACTTACACGGGGCCGCCCAGCACTTTGGAATGCAAATAATGTGATCGAGAAGCCACACAGGCGGACAACCTTTCGTGAAATCGTCAAAACGCCTAAAAAGTCGGCAGATGCCCGCGCTTTTTGCTTCACGGTTCGTATCCCTCAATCCAGATTGTCGCAGTGATCAATTTTGCAATCAGGTCGAGCGACCCGGGGGGCTTCCGGGATCCGACTGGGGTCTAAGAACTGGCGATGGGGATCGAAATGAAAAAACTGGCTTTGTTGGCAACGGCGCTGGCAATGGTGACGACGGGTTCGGCTTTCGCGGCAGATCTGCGCGTGAAGGCGTTGAAGGCCCCGCCGCCGCCGGCCTTCGATCCCTGGGATATCGCTTTCGGCGCCGGCATCACGAACGACTACATCTTCCGTGGTATCACCCAGTCGAACCACAACCCGTCGGTCAATGCGTATTTCGAGCCGCGCTATAACGTCAACAAGGACCTCCAGCTCTATATCGGTGCGGCCGCCGCGAGCATCTCGTTCCCGAACCGCGCCGCGGCAGAAGTCGATATCTACGGCGGTATCCGCCCGACCTTCGGCATGTTCGCCTTCGACTTCGGTGTCTGGGGCTATCTCTATCCGGGCGGAAGCTGCTTCGGCTCGCAGGGCACCCTCGCGCAGGGCAATTGCGGTACCACCTTGGATAACTCTCAGGGCGCGATCGGCCTGCCGATCAACGGCAACTTCGCCAAGAAGGACGCAAGCTTCTTCGAAGCCTATGCCAAGCTGAACATCGCCATCAACGACCAGTGGTCGGTCGGCTTCAACGAGTACTATTCGCCGAACTTCCTGAACCTCGGCGCTTGGGGCAACTACGCCTCGGTCACGGCCAAGTGGACTGCGCCGAGCACGACCTTCGGCGCCAGCGGCGTCGGCATGTATGTGTCGGGTGAGTTCGGCCGCCAGTGGCTCGGCACCTCCGACATCTTCTACGGCATCGCAGGCGATCCGGTGTACGCGAACGGCATCAAGGAACCGAGCTACAACACCTGGAACGTCGGCGTCGGCTTCACCTACAAGGTGTTCACGCTCGATCTGCGCTACTACGACACCGATCTGTCGAAGGGCGATTGCAACGCCTTCACCAGCGACTTCTCCGCAACCAACTCGAGCCCTGGCTTCGTCACCCCGATCAATGGTGGCGCGAACGCAGCCACGGCCTTTGGCTCCAACTGGTGTAGCGCTGCTGGCGTCGCCAAGCTCTCCGTCGACCTGACGGCGATGACCAACCTGAAGTAAGTCTCTTCTCGGGACGAGTCACGAGGGCGGCAGGGCAACCTGCCGCCCTTCTGCTTTGGGCCTCCCTTGGCCACGCTGTCATCCGGGCTTGACTCCCGGGCGTCACACATACTTCGGCCTCAGACCTCGTGTGGAAGATCGGACACGCGCGTGCGACAGGTAGAAGCGGCAGTAAGAACCTCTCCCGCCTCAGCCCGCCGCGCTCGGCGCCTTCTCGGCCGGCGCGGCGCCGCCGAGGACGTGGATGGCGCCGTCCTTCACCAGCGCGACCTTGCGCGTGTGGAAGGCGTCG
This genomic stretch from Bradyrhizobium daqingense harbors:
- the glcF gene encoding glycolate oxidase subunit GlcF, with translation MKTEFSLAQLADPDIAEADKILRACVHCGFCTATCPTYVLLGDELDSPRGRIYLIKEMLEKDQAPTAEVVKHIDRCLSCLACMTTCPSGVNYMHLVDQARVRIEERYQRPLAERLLRKVLAFVLPDPRRFRASMWLARLARPLAVFLPTPGPSATPGLIQRVKAMLALAPDRLPARGPAAGSVFAALGKRRGRVALLQGCAQQVLAPRINQAAISLLTRHGIEVVLVRDEQCCGALTHHLGDDHDALARARANVAAWRKEATGEGLDAILVTASGCGTVIKDYGYLLREDVAISEDAAKVSALAKDITEYVAGLGLEQVARQDDIVVAYHSACSLQHGQKITGLPKELLSKNGFVVKDVPESHLCCGSAGTYNILQPELAGRLRDRKVANIASVKPDMIAAGNIGCMVQIASGTSVPVVHTIELLDWATGGSRPALNAQV
- a CDS encoding histone translates to MAKAKKKKSKKAKKAKKAVAAKKAAKKSAKKSAKKSAKKAAKKATKKSAKKAAPKKAAKKAAAKPAKKAAAKKAAKKAAPKKAKAAPAPKPSAPAEAPAPEPAAETSWAMPSSSAEPAQAEGQS
- a CDS encoding TorF family putative porin; protein product: MKKLALLATALAMVTTGSAFAADLRVKALKAPPPPAFDPWDIAFGAGITNDYIFRGITQSNHNPSVNAYFEPRYNVNKDLQLYIGAAAASISFPNRAAAEVDIYGGIRPTFGMFAFDFGVWGYLYPGGSCFGSQGTLAQGNCGTTLDNSQGAIGLPINGNFAKKDASFFEAYAKLNIAINDQWSVGFNEYYSPNFLNLGAWGNYASVTAKWTAPSTTFGASGVGMYVSGEFGRQWLGTSDIFYGIAGDPVYANGIKEPSYNTWNVGVGFTYKVFTLDLRYYDTDLSKGDCNAFTSDFSATNSSPGFVTPINGGANAATAFGSNWCSAAGVAKLSVDLTAMTNLK